In one Onychomys torridus unplaced genomic scaffold, mOncTor1.1, whole genome shotgun sequence genomic region, the following are encoded:
- the LOC118576458 gene encoding LOW QUALITY PROTEIN: speckle-type POZ protein-like (The sequence of the model RefSeq protein was modified relative to this genomic sequence to represent the inferred CDS: inserted 1 base in 1 codon) has protein sequence MAGDGTAQRLDHTQISFQKFSYRWTICNFPFFLEKRPGSIRSLTFSIGANDKWCLTVXPKGINEVSADYLSVNLLLLSCLKSHVWAKFQFWIINAEGDKTETMRSPKAFKFVPGLGCGFKKYILRDFLLSHAPRLLPDDHFTLLCMVSMVQDSFSISDQNRKPGIQVPRCTLTDDIGKLWENSLFTDCCLVVSGQEFQAHKAILAAHSPVFRAMFQHDIEESRKNRFEIPDLEPQVFKAMMDFIYTGKAPHLDSMADAVLPAGDKYGLELLKVMCEDALFKDLSVENAAHTLSLADLHSSGQLKTQVLDFITAHASEVSETSGWKAMVGSYPHSVAEAYHSLASAHLPFLEPSFKRLKQS, from the exons ATGGCAGGAGACGGGACAGCCCAGAGATTGGACCACACTCAAATCAGCTTTCAGAAGTTCTCCTACAGGTGGACCATCTGcaacttccctttttttttggagaaaaggCCAGGAAGCATTAGAAGCCTAACTTTCTCAATAGGAGCCAATGACAAATGGTGTTTGACAG TACCAAAGGGAATCAATGAAGTAAGTGCAGATTACCTATCTGTTAATCTACTTTTGCTCAGCTGTCTAAAGAGCCATGTTTGGGCAAAGTTCCAGTTCTGGATCATAAATGCTGAAGgagacaaaacagaaaccatgagGAGCCCAAAAGCCTTTAAGTTCGTGCCAGGCCTTGGCTGTGGATTCAAAAAGTACATCCTTCGAGATTTCCTCCTGTCTCATGCACCTCGTCTTCTTCCAGACGACCATTTCACACTCCTCTGCATGGTGAGCATGGTTCAGGACTCATTCAGTATCTCTGACCAGAACAGAAAGCCAGGGATTCAAGTTCCCAGATGCACATTGACAGATGACATTGGAAAGCTGTGGGAAAATTCCTTATTCACAGACTGCTGCCTGGTGGTATCTGGCCAGGAATTCCAGGCTCACAAGGCCATCTTAGCAGCTCActctccagttttcagagccatgtttcaacATGACATTGAGGAGAGCAGAAAGAACCGCTTTGAGATCCCTGACTTGGAGCCACAAGTGTTCAAGGCAATGATGGACTTCATTTACACTGGAAAGGCACCACACCTAGACAGCATGGCAGATGCTGTGCTGCCAGCTGGTGACAAGTATGGCCTGGAGCTTTTGAAGGTCATGTGTGAGGATGCCCTCTTCAAGgacctctctgtggagaatgctgcccacactctctccctggctgacctccacagctcagggcagctgaaaacccaggtgctggatttcattacagctcatgcttctgaggtctctgagacCTCAGGCTGGAAGGCAATGGTGGGCTCATATCCCCATTCAGTGGCTGAAGCATACCATTCCCTGGCTTCTGCTCATCTCCCTTTCCTGGAGCCCTCTTTCAAACGCTTGAAGCAATCCTAG